In the genome of Rhodothermales bacterium, one region contains:
- a CDS encoding phosphodiester glycosidase family protein, with the protein MIRPSILFAWVLALFGAAACSPSYEKPGTWVQLPGSGDGITIHAFESGTLPVNAWYAHVDTDFPGIDIAVVAPRDPDGRASASDLARESGACLLVNGGYFRMDVTPTTHVGLLLSEGRLLNGPTTGVFRDGIRYEVARSAIGFTQDDRPSVGWITSSGDSLVWLAAPVANQPGKPGAVPADSLFRRWDAYDAVSGGPRLLAAGSMDIATDAEVFFGTSIPNIHPRTAAGITQEGDLILMVVDGRQGGSRGVSLEELAELMRSAGAVDAVNLDGGGSSTMIWGDALVNLPTGGTFEREVASAIAVRCVGAGRSAP; encoded by the coding sequence ATGATTCGACCGTCCATCCTTTTCGCGTGGGTGCTCGCTCTCTTCGGAGCAGCGGCATGCTCACCTTCCTACGAGAAACCCGGTACATGGGTGCAGTTGCCAGGATCGGGCGACGGAATCACCATCCATGCCTTCGAAAGCGGGACATTGCCGGTCAACGCTTGGTATGCCCACGTGGATACGGATTTCCCCGGAATCGACATTGCCGTGGTGGCGCCCCGGGATCCGGACGGACGCGCATCGGCGTCCGACCTGGCACGGGAGAGCGGTGCCTGCCTCCTGGTGAATGGCGGATATTTCAGGATGGACGTGACGCCCACGACCCACGTGGGTCTGCTGCTGTCCGAAGGACGGCTCCTGAATGGTCCGACGACGGGGGTTTTCCGGGACGGCATCCGATATGAGGTGGCCCGTTCCGCCATTGGATTCACGCAGGACGATCGTCCGTCGGTGGGCTGGATAACCTCTTCCGGGGACTCCCTCGTGTGGCTGGCGGCGCCCGTCGCGAACCAACCCGGCAAACCCGGTGCCGTGCCTGCCGACTCCCTTTTCCGTCGATGGGATGCTTACGATGCCGTTTCCGGCGGCCCCAGGCTCCTGGCGGCCGGTTCCATGGACATCGCCACCGATGCCGAGGTCTTTTTCGGCACCAGCATTCCCAACATTCACCCGCGAACCGCTGCAGGAATCACGCAGGAAGGCGATCTCATCCTGATGGTCGTGGATGGCCGCCAGGGTGGCAGCCGGGGTGTTTCGCTGGAAGAATTGGCTGAACTCATGCGCTCTGCAGGAGCCGTCGATGCTGTCAATCTGGACGGAGGGGGATCATCCACCATGATCTGGGGGGATGCGCTCGTCAACCTGCCGACGGGCGGCACGTTCGAGCGGGAAGTTGCATCGGCTATTGCTGTGCGATGCGTCGGCGCCGGTAGGTCTGCTCCTTGA
- a CDS encoding hotdog fold thioesterase, with amino-acid sequence MNDRCAGTMVEHLGMVLVDVGPDWLRGTMPVDARTKQPLGLLHGGATAALVETLGSVAAAWAVDEQHYCVGIEINVNHIRSIRSGQVVGTARAIQAGRRIQVWQVDVEDEAGRLISTGRLTLAVLQRDTAG; translated from the coding sequence ATGAACGACCGCTGCGCGGGTACCATGGTCGAGCACCTCGGCATGGTCCTGGTGGACGTGGGGCCGGACTGGCTGCGCGGGACCATGCCCGTCGATGCACGCACCAAACAACCGCTGGGCCTGCTTCACGGTGGCGCAACCGCCGCGCTGGTGGAAACCCTTGGCAGCGTGGCGGCCGCCTGGGCAGTGGATGAGCAGCACTACTGCGTGGGCATCGAGATCAACGTGAATCACATCCGTTCCATACGCAGTGGACAGGTGGTCGGAACGGCCCGGGCCATCCAGGCTGGACGGCGCATCCAGGTCTGGCAGGTCGATGTGGAGGATGAAGCAGGTCGGTTGATCAGTACCGGGCGGCTTACGCTCGCGGTCCTGCAACGAGATACTGCAGGCTGA
- the egtD gene encoding L-histidine N(alpha)-methyltransferase, translating into MSFRVRLYLDLAPESDTFSVDVLGGLKQSPKSIPSKYFYDGRGSQLFDEICELDEYYLTRTEMAILEDNMGAITDRLGTSAILVEYGSGSSLKTRMLLDALPDADAYVPVDISRDHLLMASEHIQERYPNLRVLPVCADYSQPIPLNLVPTPGSRISVFFPGSTIGNFKPAEAVDFLSRLGDVVGPGGGVLLGVDLVKDEDVLRAAYNDASGVTAAFNRNVLIHANARLGADFQPERFDHEAIWNADASRIEMHLISREPHIVRIGEDAIELERGESILTEYSHKYTLTAFRDLVSEAGFEVDRVWTDDRSWFSLQYLVAGPRA; encoded by the coding sequence ATGTCTTTTCGTGTTCGCCTGTATCTGGATCTTGCCCCCGAATCCGACACGTTTTCCGTCGATGTCCTTGGGGGCCTCAAACAATCCCCGAAATCCATCCCCTCCAAATATTTCTATGACGGGCGGGGATCGCAGCTGTTTGACGAGATCTGCGAGCTGGACGAATACTATCTGACGCGCACGGAAATGGCCATCCTGGAGGACAACATGGGGGCCATCACGGACCGGTTGGGAACGTCTGCCATCCTTGTTGAATACGGCTCCGGGAGCAGCCTCAAGACACGGATGCTGCTGGACGCACTCCCTGACGCGGACGCGTACGTCCCCGTGGATATCTCGAGGGATCACCTGCTCATGGCATCGGAGCACATCCAGGAGCGATACCCGAACCTGCGCGTGCTCCCGGTCTGCGCGGATTACTCCCAACCGATTCCGTTGAATCTGGTCCCCACGCCGGGCTCCCGGATTTCCGTATTCTTCCCGGGATCCACGATCGGCAACTTCAAGCCCGCGGAAGCGGTGGATTTCCTGTCCCGGCTGGGCGACGTCGTGGGACCGGGAGGCGGCGTCTTGCTGGGGGTGGATCTGGTGAAGGACGAAGACGTCTTGCGAGCCGCCTACAACGATGCCAGCGGAGTCACGGCCGCCTTCAACCGGAATGTGCTCATCCACGCAAACGCACGTCTGGGGGCCGACTTCCAGCCGGAACGCTTCGACCACGAAGCCATCTGGAATGCCGATGCCAGTCGGATTGAAATGCATCTCATAAGTCGCGAGCCCCACATAGTCCGGATTGGAGAGGATGCCATCGAACTGGAAAGAGGCGAATCCATCCTGACCGAATACTCCCACAAATACACACTCACGGCCTTCCGGGACCTGGTCTCGGAAGCGGGCTTCGAAGTGGACCGCGTGTGGACGGACGATCGGAGCTGGTTCAGCCTGCAGTATCTCGTTGCAGGACCGCGAGCGTAA
- a CDS encoding general stress protein CsbD: protein MNDSWARVVTQIETIWNTEEFGDKEMKKARGNLSKMVNLIHEKTGEPKAEIVQKISAFL, encoded by the coding sequence ATGAACGACAGCTGGGCACGCGTGGTTACCCAGATTGAGACCATTTGGAATACGGAGGAATTCGGCGACAAGGAAATGAAAAAGGCCCGTGGCAATCTTTCCAAGATGGTCAACCTCATCCATGAGAAGACGGGAGAGCCGAAAGCAGAAATCGTGCAGAAGATCTCGGCATTCCTGTAG
- a CDS encoding TetR/AcrR family transcriptional regulator yields MSRSPEPDLRRLILDTTRQLLTTDGYASLSMRRIARQIGYSATSIYLHYENKDQLVHALIDEGVGMLHERLSKEVVPGHPEATLRALCAAYAAFGLEYPEYYEIMYILHTEYIERYPAEKYRRARQNLEFFARALTEGAEKGVFDGVNPLLGSTSIWAQLHGVVSLINGHRIDRKIEHATLLQEVIERIVRGQKSLK; encoded by the coding sequence ATGTCCAGATCCCCGGAGCCTGATCTCCGCCGGCTCATCCTCGATACGACGCGACAACTCCTGACGACCGACGGGTATGCCAGTTTGTCCATGCGCCGGATTGCCCGACAAATCGGGTACTCGGCGACGAGCATCTACTTGCACTATGAAAACAAGGATCAGCTCGTTCACGCCCTGATTGATGAGGGTGTTGGCATGCTGCACGAGCGGTTGTCGAAGGAGGTGGTGCCGGGCCATCCGGAAGCCACGCTGAGGGCCCTGTGTGCTGCATACGCTGCGTTCGGACTGGAGTACCCGGAGTATTACGAGATCATGTACATCCTGCACACGGAGTACATTGAGCGCTATCCGGCCGAGAAATACCGCCGCGCGCGACAGAATCTGGAGTTCTTTGCCAGGGCACTGACGGAAGGAGCGGAGAAAGGGGTGTTCGACGGGGTCAACCCGTTGCTGGGGTCCACGTCCATATGGGCACAGCTGCACGGCGTGGTCAGCCTGATCAACGGACACCGGATAGACCGGAAAATAGAGCATGCGACGCTGCTCCAGGAGGTCATAGAACGCATTGTCCGCGGCCAAAAAAGCCTGAAATAA
- the rpoC gene encoding DNA-directed RNA polymerase subunit beta', whose amino-acid sequence MPYGKPQKIKKSFNSITVSLASPEAILERSYGEVLKPETINYRSFKPEKEGLFCEKIFGPVKDWECHCGKYKRIRYKGIICDRCGVEVTQKSVRRERMGHITLSVPVVHIWYFKTLPNKIGHLLGIRSKDLERIIYYENYVVVQPGCAAGLGVEANQLLTEDEYFNILYQIREDNNRLDDDDKDKFIAMIGGEAIEMLLSRIDLVRAAQELRFQIKTETSQQRKGEALKRLTIVESFREANRRIENRPEWMVMRVIPVIPPELRPLVPLEGGRFATSDLNDLYRRVIIRNNRLKRLIDIKAPEVILRNEKRMLQEAVDSLFDNSRKANAVRSDSNRALKSLSDMLKGKQGRFRQNLLGKRVDYSGRSVIVVGPELQLHQCGLPKEMAVELFKPFIIRKLIERGIVKTVKSAKKVVDRRTSDVWDILEKVIKGRPVLLNRAPTLHRLGIQAFQPVLIEGKAIRLHPLVCTAFNADFDGDQMAVHLPLSHDASLEAMLLMLASHNILSPAHGGPIAVPTQDMVLGLYYMTKSRAGLKGEGMRFGSMGEARQAFDQGRVDLHARVQVRLDDGAKIDTTMGRILFNEIVPSAVGYINEVLTKKNLRGVIGRVLKATGFPETAAFLDAMKQLGFENATTAGLTFSIADIIIPDAKEVMINAAAKEVEKARNNYSMGFITENERYNQVIDIWTKTNNQVSEVLFDTLTKDRDGFNAIYMMADSGARGSKEQIRQLGGMRGLMAKPQKSLVGSAGEIIENPIISNFKEGLSVLEYFISTHGARKGLADTALKTADAGYLTRRLVDVAQDVTITQQDCGTLRGIRISALKDNEDIVESLADRILGRVSVHDVTDPLTNETLVGANELVDEEKARAIAETSIEEVEIRSVLTCESRRGACARCYGRNLGTNRMVEVGEAVGVIAAQSVGEPGTQLTLRTFHIGGTASRISAESTVQAKFSGKIAFENLRSVEYDSGEETRDVVLSRQGEIRIVDPKDGDRQLISNLIPYGADLLVKEGDMVEKGQVLASWDPYNAVIISEMAGTVGYQDIMEGTTFREESDEQTGYKEKVIIDTREKSLTPAIMITTKDGNIREYPLPVRARIQVNAKEKVAAGRILVKIPRQSAKTRDITGGLPRVTELFEARTPTDPAVVAEIDGVVTFGGRKRGSQELVVTSRDGTESKAYMVPMTKHILVHENDVVRAGDALSDGQIAPHDILAILGPRAVQEYLVNEVQEVYRLQGVTLNDKHIECIVRQMMHKVRVADPGDTNLLEDNLVDRFLLEEMNDDLYDKFVVTDPAESELGIGDVIDRRGLREVNSQMKRQDKPPVLVREAQPAVADPVLLGITQASLSTDSFISAASFQETTKVLTEASIAGKSDPLYGLKENVIVGHLIPAGTGQRRFRDLIVGSRKELAELEAAVGGSQSSDDEGDGGLVVP is encoded by the coding sequence ATGCCTTACGGAAAACCACAGAAGATCAAGAAGAGCTTCAACAGCATTACCGTCAGCCTGGCGTCCCCGGAAGCCATTCTGGAGCGTTCCTACGGTGAGGTGTTGAAGCCGGAGACGATCAACTACCGATCGTTCAAGCCTGAAAAGGAAGGGCTCTTCTGCGAGAAGATTTTCGGTCCGGTCAAGGACTGGGAGTGCCATTGCGGCAAGTACAAGCGCATCCGTTACAAGGGTATCATCTGCGATCGCTGCGGCGTCGAGGTCACCCAGAAATCCGTTCGTCGCGAGCGGATGGGACACATCACGCTGAGCGTGCCGGTCGTCCACATCTGGTATTTCAAGACGCTTCCGAACAAGATCGGCCACTTGCTCGGTATCCGGTCGAAGGACCTGGAGCGCATTATCTACTACGAGAACTACGTCGTCGTCCAACCAGGATGTGCGGCCGGTCTCGGCGTGGAGGCGAATCAGCTGCTGACCGAGGATGAGTACTTCAACATCCTCTACCAGATCCGCGAGGACAACAACCGCCTTGACGACGACGACAAGGACAAGTTCATCGCCATGATCGGTGGTGAAGCCATTGAGATGCTGCTCTCGCGCATTGATCTGGTCCGTGCCGCCCAGGAACTCCGGTTCCAGATCAAGACGGAAACGAGTCAGCAGCGTAAAGGCGAGGCCCTCAAGCGCCTGACCATCGTGGAGTCGTTCCGTGAAGCCAATCGCCGCATTGAGAACCGTCCGGAGTGGATGGTCATGCGCGTCATCCCGGTCATTCCCCCGGAATTGCGTCCGTTGGTGCCGCTCGAAGGCGGCCGATTTGCCACGTCCGACCTGAATGACCTGTATCGCCGGGTGATCATCCGGAACAACCGCCTGAAGCGTCTTATTGACATCAAGGCACCGGAAGTCATCCTGCGTAACGAGAAGCGGATGCTTCAGGAAGCCGTGGACTCCCTGTTCGACAACTCCCGGAAGGCCAATGCCGTCCGCTCCGACTCCAACCGCGCGTTGAAGTCGTTGTCGGACATGCTGAAGGGCAAGCAGGGCCGTTTCCGTCAGAACCTGCTCGGAAAGCGCGTCGATTACTCCGGTCGTTCCGTGATCGTGGTCGGCCCCGAGCTGCAGCTGCATCAGTGTGGTCTGCCCAAGGAAATGGCCGTGGAGCTCTTCAAGCCGTTCATCATCCGCAAGCTCATTGAGCGCGGCATCGTGAAGACGGTCAAGAGTGCCAAGAAGGTCGTGGATCGTCGCACGAGCGATGTGTGGGACATCCTGGAGAAGGTCATCAAGGGCCGTCCGGTCCTGCTGAACCGTGCTCCCACGCTTCACCGTCTCGGTATCCAGGCCTTCCAGCCGGTACTCATCGAGGGCAAGGCCATTCGGCTCCACCCGCTCGTCTGTACGGCTTTCAACGCCGACTTCGACGGTGACCAGATGGCCGTCCACTTGCCGCTTTCGCACGACGCAAGCCTGGAAGCCATGCTGCTCATGCTGGCCAGCCACAACATCCTGAGCCCGGCCCACGGCGGACCGATTGCCGTTCCGACGCAGGACATGGTGCTCGGTCTGTACTACATGACGAAGTCGCGTGCCGGTCTCAAGGGAGAAGGCATGCGGTTCGGCAGCATGGGAGAAGCCCGTCAGGCCTTTGATCAGGGTCGCGTCGACCTGCACGCCCGCGTCCAGGTCCGTCTGGACGACGGTGCGAAGATTGACACGACCATGGGACGGATCCTCTTCAACGAGATCGTTCCATCCGCGGTCGGATACATCAACGAGGTGCTCACGAAGAAGAACCTTCGTGGCGTCATCGGACGCGTCCTCAAGGCGACCGGCTTCCCTGAAACAGCTGCCTTCCTGGATGCCATGAAGCAGCTCGGATTCGAGAATGCCACGACGGCCGGCCTCACGTTCTCCATTGCCGACATCATTATTCCTGACGCCAAGGAAGTCATGATCAATGCGGCGGCCAAGGAAGTGGAGAAGGCCCGCAACAACTACTCCATGGGCTTCATCACGGAGAACGAACGCTACAACCAGGTCATTGACATCTGGACGAAGACCAACAACCAGGTCTCTGAAGTGCTGTTCGATACGCTCACCAAGGACCGGGACGGTTTCAACGCCATCTACATGATGGCCGACTCCGGTGCCCGTGGTTCCAAGGAGCAGATCCGTCAGCTGGGCGGCATGCGTGGTCTCATGGCCAAGCCGCAGAAGAGCTTGGTCGGTAGCGCCGGTGAGATCATCGAGAACCCGATTATTTCCAACTTCAAGGAAGGCCTGTCCGTCCTTGAGTATTTCATTTCGACCCACGGTGCCCGTAAGGGTCTGGCCGATACGGCCCTCAAGACGGCCGATGCCGGCTATCTGACCCGTCGTCTGGTGGACGTTGCACAGGACGTCACCATCACGCAACAGGACTGCGGAACCCTCCGGGGAATCCGCATTTCCGCGCTGAAGGACAACGAGGATATCGTGGAATCGCTGGCCGACCGGATCCTGGGCCGCGTATCGGTTCACGATGTGACCGATCCGCTCACCAATGAAACGCTGGTGGGTGCCAATGAGCTGGTTGACGAGGAGAAGGCCCGCGCCATCGCCGAAACGTCCATCGAGGAAGTGGAAATCCGCTCCGTACTGACGTGTGAGTCCCGTCGCGGCGCGTGTGCCCGATGCTACGGACGTAACCTCGGCACCAACCGGATGGTTGAGGTCGGAGAGGCCGTGGGTGTCATTGCGGCTCAGTCGGTCGGCGAGCCTGGTACCCAGCTTACCCTCCGTACCTTCCACATCGGTGGTACGGCCAGCCGTATTTCGGCTGAAAGCACGGTCCAGGCCAAATTCTCGGGCAAGATTGCATTCGAGAACCTGCGCTCGGTCGAGTATGACTCGGGTGAAGAGACCCGCGACGTGGTCCTGTCCCGTCAGGGTGAAATCCGGATTGTGGATCCCAAGGACGGGGATCGGCAGTTGATTTCGAACCTCATTCCCTATGGAGCCGATTTGCTGGTCAAGGAAGGCGACATGGTGGAGAAGGGTCAGGTCCTGGCAAGCTGGGACCCCTACAACGCCGTCATCATCTCGGAAATGGCCGGTACGGTGGGCTACCAGGATATCATGGAAGGCACGACGTTCCGCGAGGAATCGGACGAGCAGACCGGATACAAGGAGAAGGTCATCATCGATACGCGTGAGAAGTCCCTCACGCCGGCCATCATGATCACGACCAAGGACGGCAACATCCGGGAATACCCGCTGCCGGTCCGTGCCCGTATCCAGGTCAACGCCAAGGAGAAGGTCGCTGCCGGCCGGATCCTGGTCAAGATCCCACGCCAGTCCGCCAAGACCCGGGACATCACGGGTGGTCTGCCGCGTGTTACCGAACTCTTCGAGGCCCGCACGCCGACCGATCCGGCCGTCGTCGCGGAAATCGATGGCGTCGTCACGTTCGGCGGTCGTAAGCGCGGTTCACAGGAACTGGTGGTTACCAGCCGTGACGGCACGGAGTCGAAAGCCTACATGGTGCCCATGACGAAGCACATCCTGGTACACGAGAACGATGTCGTCCGGGCCGGCGATGCCCTGTCCGACGGGCAGATTGCACCGCATGACATCCTGGCCATCCTCGGCCCGCGTGCCGTACAGGAGTACCTGGTCAACGAAGTCCAGGAAGTCTACCGACTCCAGGGCGTTACGCTGAACGACAAGCACATCGAATGCATTGTCCGCCAGATGATGCACAAGGTTCGCGTTGCCGACCCAGGCGATACAAACCTGCTGGAAGACAACCTCGTGGATCGCTTCCTGCTTGAGGAAATGAATGATGACTTGTATGACAAGTTCGTTGTGACCGACCCCGCAGAGTCCGAGCTGGGCATTGGCGATGTCATTGACCGACGTGGATTGCGCGAAGTCAATTCGCAGATGAAGCGTCAGGACAAACCGCCGGTCCTGGTTCGCGAGGCACAGCCCGCCGTTGCCGATCCGGTCCTGCTGGGTATTACGCAGGCCTCGCTGTCCACGGATTCATTCATCTCGGCGGCCTCCTTCCAGGAGACGACCAAGGTGCTGACGGAAGCCTCCATCGCAGGCAAGTCCGATCCGCTCTACGGTCTGAAGGAGAACGTGATTGTCGGCCACCTCATCCCGGCAGGAACCGGTCAGCGTCGCTTCCGCGACCTGATTGTGGGCTCCCGCAAGGAACTGGCCGAATTGGAAGCCGCCGTGGGCGGTTCCCAGTCCTCCGACGACGAAGGAGACGGCGGCCTGGTCGTTCCGTAA
- a CDS encoding HEAT repeat domain-containing protein, with product MNCTHPKEDLMLLFYDELEPARRREVEARLESCGACRAEWASLSTLSGRVPRQPLIDFTDAELEPIRLAMADRIGATRQPARSRPVLFRMPVRQIAVAAVIAIVAFGLGRLTRMPERSSSALESARVSDVSFDSQTGLVQVAYETVRPATLAGTVDDADIQQLLGQALHSDSSPLSRMRAARALAESRIRPGADIVSALEGILVSDPNAATRLQALKALQQLHEHVPVSGSLRSVLLDLVVNEPNTAIRMRALDAVTRSELVTMDVAHALEVASRDQNPHIRRQAAMALVDMETTQALETLN from the coding sequence ATGAATTGCACGCACCCGAAGGAAGATCTCATGCTCCTGTTCTATGACGAGCTCGAACCTGCGCGTCGACGCGAGGTCGAAGCCCGGCTGGAAAGCTGCGGAGCATGTCGAGCCGAGTGGGCGTCCCTTTCGACCCTGTCGGGTCGGGTCCCCCGGCAACCCCTGATTGACTTCACGGATGCGGAACTGGAGCCCATCCGCCTTGCGATGGCCGACCGAATAGGTGCCACCCGTCAACCGGCACGGTCCCGTCCGGTCCTGTTCCGGATGCCCGTCCGGCAGATCGCCGTGGCTGCCGTCATTGCCATCGTCGCATTCGGGTTGGGTCGCTTGACCCGGATGCCGGAACGTTCGAGCTCTGCCCTGGAATCCGCCCGCGTCAGTGACGTGTCGTTCGACAGCCAGACCGGATTGGTTCAGGTAGCCTATGAAACCGTGCGTCCGGCCACGCTTGCCGGTACGGTGGACGACGCGGACATCCAGCAACTCCTGGGACAGGCGCTTCATTCGGACAGTTCCCCCTTGAGTCGCATGCGGGCGGCCCGCGCACTGGCCGAATCCCGCATCCGTCCCGGGGCGGATATCGTGTCCGCCCTGGAGGGCATCCTCGTTTCCGATCCGAACGCTGCCACACGCCTCCAGGCGTTGAAGGCATTGCAACAGTTGCATGAGCACGTTCCCGTCTCGGGTTCGCTCCGCAGCGTTCTCCTGGATCTCGTCGTGAACGAACCGAACACGGCCATCCGGATGCGGGCGCTCGATGCGGTCACGCGCTCCGAGTTGGTCACCATGGACGTGGCGCACGCCCTGGAAGTGGCATCCCGCGATCAGAATCCACACATCCGGCGCCAGGCCGCCATGGCACTCGTTGACATGGAAACCACCCAAGCCCTTGAAACCCTGAATTGA
- a CDS encoding carboxyl transferase domain-containing protein encodes MNTTSTPLNSPAFARREAEYLALLDTWRARLDVIHKGGGEARQKREHDRGKMLARERIAALVDDPGDFQEIGAFVGYEMYEEEGGCPAGGTVMGTGYVNGRLCMIVANDATVKAGAWFPITAKKNIRAQEIAIENRLPIIYLVDSAGVFLPMQDEIFPDKDHFGRIFRNNAVLSSMGVPQIAAIMGSCVAGGAYLPIMSDEALIVDGTGSVFLAGPYLVKAAIGEDVDSETLGGASTHSRISGVTDYLMPDDATCLATIRELMGRQGARPTAGFDRAEPVAPAHDAAELYGIVPVSGAVPYDMRDVLARVIDAGSWTEYKQEYGQTILTGYARVDGWSVGIVANQRTIVKAKAGVKAHTDEMQAGGVIYSDSADKATRFILNCNQKRIPLVFLQDVTGFMVGSRAEHGGIIKDGAKMVNAVANSVVPKLTVVIGNSFGAGNYAMCGRAYDPRMICAWPTARMAVMGGSQAAKTLLQIQKATLARKGKELTEQEEADLLQQMKDRYDRQTTAYYAAARMWVDEIINPVQTRSWISRGLSVANLNPDAPVFNPGVIQT; translated from the coding sequence ATGAACACCACGTCCACCCCATTGAATTCTCCGGCATTTGCCCGGCGCGAAGCTGAATATCTGGCGTTGCTCGACACGTGGCGCGCCCGTCTGGACGTCATCCACAAGGGCGGCGGTGAAGCGCGCCAGAAGCGCGAGCACGATCGTGGGAAGATGCTGGCTCGGGAGCGGATTGCGGCGTTGGTGGACGACCCCGGGGATTTCCAGGAGATCGGTGCCTTCGTGGGCTACGAAATGTACGAGGAGGAGGGAGGGTGTCCGGCCGGCGGAACCGTCATGGGGACCGGATATGTCAACGGGCGACTCTGCATGATCGTGGCCAACGATGCGACCGTGAAAGCCGGTGCCTGGTTTCCCATTACGGCCAAGAAGAACATCCGGGCTCAGGAAATTGCCATCGAGAATCGCCTGCCCATCATCTATCTCGTCGATTCGGCCGGGGTATTCCTGCCCATGCAGGATGAGATTTTTCCCGACAAGGATCACTTCGGACGGATTTTCCGCAACAATGCGGTACTGTCTTCCATGGGGGTCCCGCAGATTGCCGCCATCATGGGGAGCTGCGTCGCCGGGGGCGCTTACCTGCCCATCATGAGCGATGAGGCCTTGATCGTGGACGGAACCGGATCGGTATTCCTGGCGGGCCCCTACCTGGTGAAGGCCGCCATCGGAGAGGACGTGGACAGCGAAACACTGGGAGGCGCCTCCACCCACAGCCGGATCTCCGGTGTTACCGACTATCTCATGCCGGATGATGCCACCTGCCTGGCCACCATCCGGGAACTGATGGGCCGCCAGGGCGCCCGTCCAACAGCCGGGTTCGATCGGGCCGAGCCGGTTGCCCCTGCGCACGATGCAGCCGAGTTGTACGGCATAGTACCGGTTTCAGGCGCGGTACCGTATGACATGCGGGACGTTCTCGCCCGCGTGATCGATGCCGGATCGTGGACGGAATACAAACAGGAGTACGGACAGACCATCCTGACGGGCTATGCCCGCGTGGACGGCTGGAGCGTGGGTATCGTGGCCAATCAGCGTACCATCGTCAAGGCGAAGGCCGGCGTGAAGGCTCATACCGACGAAATGCAGGCGGGCGGAGTCATCTATTCGGACTCAGCGGACAAGGCCACCCGATTCATCCTGAACTGCAATCAGAAACGGATTCCCCTGGTGTTCCTCCAGGACGTGACCGGCTTCATGGTGGGGTCGCGCGCCGAGCACGGCGGTATCATCAAGGATGGGGCCAAGATGGTTAATGCCGTGGCCAATTCCGTCGTACCCAAGTTGACGGTTGTGATCGGTAACTCCTTCGGTGCGGGCAACTATGCCATGTGCGGTCGCGCGTACGATCCGCGGATGATATGCGCATGGCCCACGGCGCGGATGGCCGTCATGGGTGGATCGCAGGCTGCCAAGACTTTGTTGCAGATCCAGAAAGCGACCCTGGCCCGCAAGGGAAAAGAACTGACTGAACAAGAGGAGGCGGATCTCCTCCAGCAGATGAAGGACCGGTATGATCGCCAGACCACGGCCTATTATGCCGCCGCTCGCATGTGGGTGGATGAGATCATCAATCCGGTGCAGACGCGGTCCTGGATAAGCCGCGGCTTGTCCGTGGCCAACCTCAATCCGGATGCTCCGGTTTTCAATCCCGGGGTCATCCAGACGTAA
- a CDS encoding sigma-70 family RNA polymerase sigma factor, which translates to METVETRLIRSAREGDTRAFGDLIRMYDKRTLQIAFGITGNRADAQDAFQDGVVKAWTRLHAFRQESSFGTWLTRIVINEALNLRKKGSWMHQVSIDGPDRPELESPHGPQAAPDTVLEWTQVGDRISGSLRHLSDRERTVFVLKHMHGYKLREIASMIDCAEGTVKNYLFRATQKMRDALIDLDYTP; encoded by the coding sequence ATGGAAACCGTTGAAACCCGGCTCATCCGTTCCGCACGGGAGGGCGATACCCGCGCTTTCGGGGACCTTATACGCATGTACGACAAACGGACGTTGCAAATAGCTTTCGGGATTACCGGCAACCGGGCCGATGCCCAGGATGCGTTCCAGGACGGCGTCGTGAAGGCGTGGACCCGGCTGCACGCATTCAGGCAGGAAAGCTCATTCGGGACCTGGTTGACACGGATTGTCATCAACGAAGCCTTGAATCTCAGGAAAAAGGGGTCCTGGATGCATCAGGTGTCCATTGACGGACCGGACAGACCGGAACTTGAGTCCCCTCACGGCCCACAGGCGGCGCCCGATACGGTGCTCGAATGGACCCAGGTTGGCGACCGGATTTCAGGCAGCCTGCGCCATCTTTCGGATCGGGAACGAACGGTCTTCGTCCTGAAGCACATGCATGGCTACAAACTCAGGGAAATCGCCTCCATGATCGACTGCGCCGAAGGCACCGTGAAGAATTACCTGTTCAGAGCGACGCAAAAAATGCGTGATGCGCTCATTGATCTTGACTACACACCATGA